A genomic window from bacterium includes:
- a CDS encoding helix-turn-helix transcriptional regulator, which translates to MERNTISAIRARRLLRGQRLADVAAPAGISAPFLSRLERGQRGASDDVIRRLASILDVPVEELFEVNK; encoded by the coding sequence ATGGAACGGAACACGATTTCAGCTATTCGGGCTCGCCGGCTGCTACGCGGACAGCGCCTCGCAGACGTAGCAGCTCCCGCTGGTATTTCCGCTCCCTTCCTCTCCCGCCTTGAACGTGGACAACGCGGTGCATCAGATGATGTTATCCGGCGTCTCGCCTCCATCCTTGACGTGCCCGTTGAAGAACTCTTCGAGGTAAATAAATGA
- a CDS encoding site-specific integrase, giving the protein MPKRNHVKGYAGVWYLDSTVPGSDPPRPDKVYYITYRVSGERKSYDEKIGRESDRIGRMRKWTPDKVAGIRLQRMTGATTPKAEVRRQEAEEEANKPITFGEYAKDWLDGHVATNLKPSSKRGYESLLDNLILPALKDRPLAEIARDEIKELCFALLQEGRKVPKKTEDKKVKDPTLSARTVVYAVRTISAIYNHAIEDGIVAANPALRPGRFIKIGSRREKVDILSPAEGDLVLKTAEKYYGRTFPLLLCAMRTGMRQGELIALEWGDIDWNGNFIEVRRSTWRGITGTPKSGKTRRVDMNDRLKAVLLQHQTRVKAEALKAGVTVPAQVFVTDELTPYDGVNVRKRFEVVLRKAKLRKIRFHDLRHSYASWLIANKESLAYVRDQLGHHSIQITVDLYGHLVPGENREAVNRLDAPQVAQVVANE; this is encoded by the coding sequence ATGCCGAAACGGAATCACGTGAAGGGGTACGCGGGCGTCTGGTATCTCGACAGCACGGTGCCGGGATCGGATCCTCCCCGGCCGGATAAGGTCTACTACATCACCTACAGGGTCTCGGGCGAGCGGAAATCCTACGATGAGAAGATCGGGCGCGAATCGGATCGGATCGGTCGGATGCGGAAGTGGACGCCTGACAAGGTGGCCGGCATCAGGTTGCAGCGGATGACGGGGGCGACGACCCCGAAGGCCGAGGTTCGCCGGCAGGAGGCGGAAGAGGAGGCGAACAAGCCGATCACCTTCGGCGAATATGCGAAAGACTGGCTTGACGGCCACGTCGCGACGAACCTCAAACCCTCCTCGAAGCGAGGATACGAGTCCCTGCTGGATAACCTGATCCTGCCGGCGCTGAAGGATCGACCTCTCGCCGAGATCGCGCGGGATGAGATCAAGGAGCTGTGCTTCGCCCTCCTCCAGGAGGGTCGCAAGGTTCCGAAGAAGACGGAGGACAAGAAGGTCAAGGACCCGACCCTCTCCGCCCGCACCGTGGTCTACGCGGTCCGCACAATCTCCGCGATCTACAATCACGCCATCGAGGACGGCATCGTCGCCGCGAACCCCGCGCTTCGTCCGGGGCGGTTCATCAAGATCGGATCCCGCCGTGAGAAGGTGGACATCCTCTCGCCGGCGGAGGGGGATCTTGTCCTGAAGACGGCGGAGAAGTATTACGGCAGGACGTTCCCGCTGCTGTTGTGCGCCATGCGTACGGGGATGCGGCAGGGGGAACTGATCGCGCTGGAGTGGGGCGACATCGACTGGAACGGGAACTTCATCGAGGTGCGGCGCTCGACGTGGCGCGGGATCACCGGGACGCCGAAGTCGGGGAAGACGCGCAGGGTGGACATGAACGATCGGCTCAAGGCGGTTCTGCTACAGCATCAGACCAGGGTGAAGGCGGAGGCGCTGAAGGCCGGCGTGACGGTGCCTGCGCAGGTATTCGTGACCGACGAATTGACGCCATACGACGGCGTGAACGTCCGCAAGCGGTTCGAGGTAGTGCTGCGCAAGGCGAAGCTCCGGAAGATCCGGTTCCACGATCTCCGTCATAGTTACGCGAGCTGGCTCATCGCGAACAAGGAATCCCTGGCCTACGTCCGCGATCAACTCGGCCATCATTCCATTCAGATCACGGTGGACTTGTACGGGCACCTGGTCCCGGGGGAGAACCGGGAAGCCGTCAACCGTCTGGACGCGCCGCAGGTGGCGCAGGTCGTGGCGAACGAGTAG
- a CDS encoding porin family protein: MNRIISGMLLHAMVFSFITANAWAAPNWWKGVNEPVQPIDDAAPRTEAPNVIEKARYKVSHPSYVALKLGAYFPQFSDLNIYDTGFNGEIALGHYFTPNVALEFSAGYLETSSDRGSADVTSYPILLSIKGAIPVPGGEFYVLAGGGIYITNIESGSNINSDDTPFGFQLGVGGNFNLSEYVFLGLEGKYFFAKPSFDLPGGTSYEPHIDGLQATANIGYRF; this comes from the coding sequence ATGAATCGCATAATTTCCGGAATGTTACTCCATGCGATGGTTTTTTCCTTCATTACGGCAAATGCATGGGCCGCGCCGAATTGGTGGAAAGGCGTCAATGAGCCGGTCCAACCAATCGACGATGCGGCACCGAGGACGGAAGCCCCGAACGTCATCGAGAAAGCGCGATACAAAGTATCCCATCCCAGCTACGTTGCGTTGAAACTCGGCGCGTATTTTCCGCAATTCAGTGATTTGAATATTTATGATACGGGATTCAACGGAGAAATCGCGTTGGGCCACTACTTCACTCCGAATGTTGCCTTGGAATTTAGCGCCGGGTATCTTGAAACATCGAGTGATCGAGGAAGTGCAGATGTAACATCATATCCGATCCTCCTGAGTATCAAAGGAGCAATCCCGGTACCAGGTGGGGAGTTTTATGTATTGGCAGGGGGGGGTATTTATATTACCAACATAGAATCCGGCAGCAATATCAACAGTGACGATACTCCGTTCGGGTTCCAGTTGGGCGTTGGAGGGAACTTCAATCTGTCGGAGTATGTGTTCCTGGGTTTGGAAGGTAAATATTTTTTCGCAAAACCTTCTTTCGACCTGCCTGGGGGTACATCCTACGAACCCCATATTGATGGTCTTCAGGCCACGGCGAACATCGGTTACCGTTTCTAA
- a CDS encoding SDR family oxidoreductase: protein MAEDGTIRVLLPGPTSYLGRRLMFKLLDRPEVRLRVLIMDRARLGDAAEAIPEIVEGDPLDAEVLRKATEGIDVAFYPVRFVGADAEFEERRRVFPGVYRDACIRAGVRRIIFLGPYGREAAGNDPLKAMVDIGGVLSARPDRIRTVWFRAGLILGSGSLLFEALRNLAQKMPVLPTPRWMEPEFTVIGVRDVLEYLIHAIHIPLDRSVEVEVGLEPRSFRAMLSETARVMGLRRAFLPLPIEGKRLSPVVLMLLTPFSARVAAKFLQILATVGKTGGGMSTETARSLFPGVSQAPFHVAVARAIETIEHEEVISRWTDSIGTVSRSNPDEEISRSVYRDVRRESFGKIPPQKIFRAVKSIGGDHGWFRFDLLWRIRGLMDKLAGGFGDSVGRRTESNLRVGDILDVWRVIELRENRRLLLEAQMKVAGKAWLEFRIEGDTLVQTAYHYPKGLLGRLYWYSMLPFHAFIFPDMIRSIIRQAGRMGVRNN, encoded by the coding sequence ATGGCCGAAGACGGAACGATACGTGTCCTGCTGCCGGGGCCGACGAGCTACCTCGGCCGGAGGCTGATGTTCAAACTTCTGGACCGCCCCGAGGTGCGCCTACGGGTCCTCATAATGGACCGCGCGCGACTGGGCGATGCGGCGGAGGCGATCCCGGAAATCGTCGAGGGCGACCCCCTCGACGCGGAGGTCCTCCGGAAGGCGACCGAGGGGATCGACGTCGCCTTCTACCCGGTGCGCTTCGTCGGCGCCGACGCGGAATTCGAGGAGCGCCGGAGGGTGTTTCCGGGGGTGTACCGGGACGCCTGCATCCGAGCGGGCGTGCGGCGGATCATCTTCCTGGGGCCCTACGGCAGGGAAGCGGCCGGGAACGACCCGCTCAAGGCCATGGTCGATATCGGGGGGGTTCTCAGCGCCCGCCCCGACCGGATCCGGACCGTGTGGTTCCGGGCGGGCCTCATCCTGGGGTCGGGGAGCCTGCTCTTCGAGGCGTTGAGAAACCTGGCCCAGAAGATGCCGGTCCTGCCGACGCCCCGGTGGATGGAGCCGGAGTTCACCGTGATCGGCGTGCGCGACGTTCTGGAGTACCTCATCCACGCGATCCACATTCCCCTGGACCGCTCCGTCGAGGTGGAGGTCGGGCTCGAACCCCGAAGTTTCCGGGCCATGCTCTCCGAAACCGCCCGGGTCATGGGGCTCCGGAGGGCGTTCCTTCCGCTTCCGATCGAGGGGAAACGCCTCTCCCCCGTCGTTCTGATGCTGCTGACCCCGTTCTCCGCCCGCGTTGCCGCCAAGTTCCTTCAGATCCTGGCCACGGTGGGAAAGACCGGCGGCGGTATGTCGACGGAGACGGCAAGGAGCCTTTTCCCGGGGGTCTCGCAAGCCCCCTTCCACGTCGCCGTGGCCCGGGCCATCGAGACGATCGAGCACGAGGAAGTGATCAGCCGGTGGACGGACAGCATCGGCACCGTCTCCCGCTCAAACCCGGACGAGGAGATCTCCCGCTCCGTTTATCGCGACGTACGTCGGGAGAGCTTCGGGAAGATCCCCCCGCAGAAGATCTTTCGGGCGGTGAAGTCCATCGGCGGGGATCACGGCTGGTTCCGCTTCGACCTGCTCTGGCGGATCCGGGGGCTGATGGACAAGCTGGCCGGGGGGTTCGGGGATTCGGTCGGGCGCAGGACGGAATCGAACCTGCGGGTGGGGGACATCCTGGACGTCTGGAGGGTGATCGAACTGCGGGAGAACCGGAGGCTCCTCCTGGAGGCCCAGATGAAGGTTGCCGGGAAGGCGTGGCTCGAGTTCCGGATCGAGGGGGACACCCTCGTCCAGACCGCGTACCATTACCCGAAGGGATTGCTGGGCAGGCTCTACTGGTACTCCATGCTCCCGTTCCACGCCTTCATCTTCCCGGACATGATCCGGAGCATCATCCGACAGGCGGGACGCATGGGCGTAAGAAATAATTAG
- a CDS encoding aldo/keto reductase, whose translation MERRALGKGGLAVSAMGLGCMGMSEFYGPADEAESVATIHRALDLGIDLLDTSDIYGLGHNEILVGKAIRDRRGRVVLATKFGLLRGEDGSWKGVSGKPAYVRSACEASLARLGVDVIDLYYLHRVDPDTPIEETVGAMAELVREGKVRFLGLSESAAATIRRASGVHPIAAVQSEYSLWTRDPEENGALAACRELGIGFVPFSPLGRGFFAGRVKSREDLFEKDFRRTSPRFEGENLERNVELLRAFEAVARDKGCTPAQLALAWVLSRGKDIVPIPGTKRRERLEENVSALSVSLSDEDVARVEAAVPASAVAGMRYPAESMKSVNR comes from the coding sequence ATGGAGCGGAGGGCGCTTGGGAAGGGCGGGCTCGCGGTGTCGGCGATGGGACTCGGCTGCATGGGGATGTCCGAGTTCTACGGTCCCGCCGACGAGGCGGAGTCGGTCGCCACGATCCACCGCGCGCTCGATCTCGGGATCGACCTCCTTGACACGAGCGACATCTACGGCCTCGGGCACAACGAGATCCTGGTCGGCAAGGCGATCCGGGATCGCCGGGGGCGGGTCGTCCTCGCGACGAAGTTCGGGCTGCTCCGCGGGGAGGACGGGAGCTGGAAGGGAGTGAGCGGGAAACCCGCGTATGTGCGCTCCGCCTGCGAGGCTTCCCTTGCGCGTCTCGGGGTGGACGTGATCGACCTCTACTACCTGCACCGCGTGGATCCCGACACGCCGATCGAGGAGACCGTGGGCGCGATGGCGGAGCTCGTCCGCGAGGGGAAGGTCCGGTTCCTCGGGCTTTCCGAGTCGGCGGCCGCGACGATCCGCCGGGCGAGCGGAGTCCACCCGATCGCCGCGGTCCAGAGCGAGTACTCCCTCTGGACCCGGGACCCCGAGGAGAACGGAGCGCTCGCCGCGTGCCGCGAGCTGGGGATCGGGTTCGTCCCCTTCTCGCCCCTGGGGCGAGGGTTCTTCGCCGGGAGGGTGAAAAGCAGGGAGGACCTGTTCGAGAAGGACTTCCGCCGGACCTCGCCGCGATTCGAGGGGGAGAACCTCGAACGGAACGTGGAGCTGCTGCGGGCGTTCGAGGCGGTCGCGCGCGACAAGGGGTGCACCCCCGCCCAGCTCGCGCTGGCCTGGGTGCTGTCGCGCGGGAAGGACATCGTCCCGATTCCTGGGACGAAGCGGCGCGAGCGGCTGGAAGAGAATGTTTCCGCCCTGTCGGTCTCCTTGTCGGACGAGGACGTCGCGCGGGTCGAGGCGGCGGTTCCGGCGTCGGCCGTGGCGGGGATGCGGTACCCCGCCGAGTCGATGAAATCGGTCAACCGCTGA